A single genomic interval of Rosistilla ulvae harbors:
- a CDS encoding 2-oxoglutarate dehydrogenase E1 component has translation MNTYSLGYIDDLYVQYVKDPESVSPGWRQYFEQFLVATDETTAKLSEAAAAAVQGNGSPDGQALGNVTEHALWLARMQDQVDQLVREYRVRGHLVAQVDPLGMAQKGCPELNVESYGLTEDDLSRPFDSSALENVQGRTLNDVLQQLRNTYCRNIGAQFMHIDNRNIRDWLQRRMEVGENRMPLSHEVQRRIYSRLADATIFEEFVRRKFVGAKTFSLEGAESLIPLLDLALEKCGQHNVKEVVMAMAHRGRLNVLANIFKKRALNIFWSFDDPDPQLHRGGGDVRYHLGYSSDWKTASGDKMHISLCFNPSHLEYVNPVALGRTRCKQDRYGDSKRQDVVTILIHGDAAFAGEGVVQETLNLSQLKAYHTGGTLHVVINNQVGFTTEPREGRSTTYATDIAKMLQIPIFHVNGEDPEAVAQVVNLAMDFRREFHSDVVIDMYAYRRWGHNEGDEPRFTQPEMYREIDARQSVRKSYRKRLLKLGQMTDEEAKELHRKRQDKLEREFEATRTVPFVPDVQSLGGSWSEYVGGPEPENDTVVTGVDKKRLSELLETLTTIPQEFNLHRKLKRPYEQRREMAAGKLPVDWATGEALAFATLLTEGRRIRLTGQDSERGTFSQRHAVLHDEESGSIYTPLEHLAPDQAKFEIANSPLSEAGVLGFEYGYSLDCPEGLCAWEAQFGDFWNCAQVIVDQFIASAEDKWNRLSGLVMLLPHGFEGQGPEHCSSRVERFLAMAAEHNIQICQPTTPAQYFHLLRRQVLRRWRKPLICLTPKSLLRHPLVVSDLKDLEARQFRKILPDTQVSPDNARRILLCTGKVYYDLLEARKQRGLEDVAILRIEQLYPLKTHELMSAFGGYAAGNDIFWVQEEPKNMGAWPYLKLNYGDQLAERFNLHCVSRVESASPSTGSMRTHKLEQEELIEAAFASL, from the coding sequence ATGAACACATATAGCCTGGGCTACATCGACGACCTATACGTTCAATATGTCAAGGACCCCGAAAGCGTGTCGCCCGGTTGGCGACAGTATTTCGAGCAGTTCCTCGTGGCGACCGATGAGACAACGGCCAAGTTGAGCGAAGCGGCGGCCGCGGCGGTCCAAGGGAACGGCAGCCCCGATGGGCAAGCGTTAGGCAACGTGACCGAGCACGCGCTGTGGTTGGCGCGGATGCAGGACCAAGTCGACCAACTGGTCCGCGAATACCGGGTCCGCGGTCACTTGGTCGCTCAAGTCGACCCTCTGGGGATGGCCCAAAAGGGATGCCCCGAACTGAATGTCGAATCCTACGGGCTGACCGAAGACGATCTGTCGCGGCCCTTCGATTCGAGCGCTCTGGAGAATGTCCAGGGGCGGACGCTCAACGACGTGCTGCAACAACTGCGGAACACCTACTGCCGCAACATCGGCGCCCAGTTCATGCACATCGACAATCGCAACATCCGCGATTGGTTGCAGCGTCGCATGGAAGTCGGCGAGAATCGGATGCCGCTGTCGCACGAGGTCCAACGCCGGATCTACTCGCGATTGGCCGACGCGACGATTTTCGAAGAGTTCGTTCGCCGCAAGTTCGTCGGCGCCAAGACCTTCTCGTTGGAAGGAGCCGAGAGCTTGATCCCGTTGTTGGATCTCGCCTTGGAAAAATGTGGCCAGCACAACGTGAAAGAAGTGGTCATGGCGATGGCTCACCGCGGACGGTTGAACGTCCTGGCGAACATCTTCAAGAAACGAGCGCTCAATATTTTCTGGTCGTTCGACGATCCCGATCCGCAATTGCATCGCGGCGGCGGCGACGTGCGGTACCACCTGGGATACAGCAGCGATTGGAAGACCGCTTCGGGCGACAAGATGCACATCTCGTTGTGCTTCAACCCGAGCCATCTGGAATACGTGAATCCGGTCGCACTGGGACGGACGCGTTGCAAGCAGGATCGCTATGGCGATTCGAAGCGACAGGACGTGGTCACGATCTTGATCCACGGCGACGCGGCGTTCGCGGGCGAAGGTGTCGTGCAAGAGACGCTGAACCTGAGCCAGTTGAAGGCCTACCACACCGGCGGTACGCTGCACGTAGTGATCAACAATCAGGTCGGTTTCACGACCGAACCGCGCGAAGGACGCAGCACGACCTACGCGACCGACATCGCCAAGATGCTGCAAATCCCGATCTTCCACGTCAATGGCGAAGATCCCGAAGCGGTAGCTCAAGTCGTCAACTTGGCGATGGATTTCCGTCGCGAATTCCACAGCGACGTCGTGATCGATATGTACGCCTACCGTCGTTGGGGGCACAACGAAGGCGATGAGCCACGGTTCACGCAGCCGGAGATGTATCGCGAGATCGATGCGCGGCAGAGTGTTCGCAAGAGCTACCGCAAGCGATTGCTGAAGCTGGGCCAGATGACCGACGAAGAGGCGAAGGAACTGCATCGCAAGCGGCAGGACAAACTGGAGCGTGAATTCGAAGCGACCCGGACCGTTCCGTTTGTTCCCGATGTGCAATCGCTCGGCGGATCGTGGTCGGAATACGTCGGCGGCCCCGAACCCGAAAACGATACCGTGGTCACCGGCGTCGACAAAAAGCGGCTCTCGGAGCTGCTGGAAACGCTGACCACGATCCCGCAAGAATTTAATCTCCATCGCAAACTGAAGCGGCCGTACGAACAGCGTCGCGAGATGGCTGCCGGTAAGCTGCCGGTCGACTGGGCCACCGGCGAAGCGTTGGCTTTCGCAACGCTATTGACCGAAGGGCGTCGCATTCGTTTGACCGGCCAGGACAGCGAACGCGGGACGTTCAGCCAGCGGCACGCGGTGCTGCACGATGAAGAGAGCGGTTCGATTTACACTCCGCTGGAACATCTGGCTCCCGACCAAGCGAAGTTCGAGATCGCCAACAGCCCGCTGTCCGAAGCTGGCGTTCTAGGTTTTGAGTACGGTTACAGCCTCGACTGTCCCGAGGGCCTGTGTGCTTGGGAAGCTCAGTTTGGCGACTTCTGGAACTGTGCCCAAGTGATCGTCGACCAGTTCATCGCCAGCGCCGAAGACAAGTGGAATCGCTTGAGCGGATTGGTGATGTTATTGCCACACGGCTTTGAAGGGCAAGGGCCCGAGCACTGTTCGTCGCGCGTCGAACGCTTCCTGGCGATGGCGGCAGAGCACAACATCCAGATCTGCCAGCCGACCACTCCGGCACAGTACTTCCACTTGTTGCGACGCCAGGTCCTGCGTCGTTGGCGGAAACCGCTGATCTGTCTGACGCCGAAGAGCTTGCTGCGGCATCCGTTGGTTGTCTCCGATTTGAAAGACCTGGAAGCTCGACAGTTCCGCAAGATCTTGCCCGACACGCAGGTCTCCCCCGACAACGCCCGGCGGATCCTGTTGTGCACCGGCAAGGTCTACTACGACCTCTTGGAAGCTCGCAAGCAACGTGGCCTCGAGGATGTTGCGATCTTGCGGATCGAGCAACTGTACCCACTGAAGACGCATGAACTGATGAGCGCCTTTGGCGGCTACGCGGCCGGGAACGACATCTTCTGGGTTCAAGAAGAGCCGAAAAACATGGGTGCTTGGCCATATTTGAAGCTGAACTATGGCGATCAATTAGCCGAACGCTTCAACCTGCATTGCGTCAGCCGCGTCGAATCGGCCAGCCCTTCGACAGGATCGATGCGAACGCACAAACTGGAGCAGGAAGAACTGATCGAAGCCGCCTTTGCTTCGCTGTAA
- a CDS encoding MBL fold metallo-hydrolase RNA specificity domain-containing protein, with protein MKLIHHGGHLGVTGSCHQLWTDDEHSLLVDCGTFQGDDARDHPNPEIKFSLRGIESLLLTHVHIDHCGRIPHLIAAGFEQPIYCSGPTARLLPLVMQDALKIGFTRNQRLIDKFNDKIAKLLQPLPYHQWHPIQGGCKLRLRPAGHVLGSTIFEVELPNGQMAVFSGDLGPRHAPLLTEFSSPERADLLVMESTYGNRIHEGRADRQSRLEAVLRKTLDDKGVTIIPAFSLGRTQDILFEMNGIFEAIQKQQGRSLMKQVDVIVDSPLASRFTQIYDDLQEFWSAEAQGVLKTDDQPLVFENLTTVGDHQEHLATLDQLVKHKLPAVVVAGSGMCTGGRVMNYLRRLIGEPTTDIVFCGYQARGTPGSYIQRGSDWVRLDGRKYQIRADVHQLSGYSAHADQRDLLRFVAGFTEKPYRIRLVHGEYHVRKALEAELDQRGYHVD; from the coding sequence ATGAAACTGATCCATCACGGTGGTCACTTAGGGGTTACGGGGTCGTGTCACCAATTGTGGACCGACGACGAGCATAGTCTGCTGGTCGATTGCGGCACCTTTCAAGGCGACGACGCACGCGATCATCCCAACCCAGAGATCAAGTTCTCGCTGCGTGGGATCGAGTCGCTGCTGCTGACCCACGTCCACATCGACCACTGTGGGCGGATACCGCATCTGATCGCCGCCGGGTTCGAACAACCGATCTATTGCAGCGGGCCGACGGCGCGGCTGCTGCCGTTGGTGATGCAGGACGCGCTGAAGATCGGCTTCACGCGGAACCAGCGGCTGATCGATAAATTCAACGACAAGATCGCCAAGCTGCTGCAACCGCTTCCCTATCACCAGTGGCATCCGATCCAAGGCGGCTGCAAGCTGCGGCTCCGCCCCGCCGGGCACGTCCTGGGTTCGACGATCTTCGAAGTCGAATTGCCCAACGGCCAGATGGCGGTCTTTTCCGGCGACCTGGGTCCGCGGCACGCGCCGCTATTGACGGAGTTTTCCTCGCCCGAGCGGGCCGACCTGCTGGTCATGGAGAGCACCTACGGCAACCGCATCCACGAGGGAAGGGCCGACCGACAGTCGCGGCTGGAGGCCGTCTTGCGGAAAACGCTCGACGACAAAGGAGTCACAATCATCCCGGCCTTCAGCCTCGGCCGAACGCAGGACATCCTGTTCGAAATGAACGGGATCTTTGAAGCGATCCAGAAACAACAGGGCCGCAGTCTAATGAAGCAGGTCGATGTGATCGTCGACTCGCCGCTGGCCAGCCGGTTCACGCAGATCTACGACGACTTGCAGGAGTTCTGGTCGGCGGAGGCTCAAGGCGTGCTCAAGACCGACGACCAACCGCTGGTCTTCGAAAACCTGACCACCGTCGGCGATCATCAAGAACACCTCGCGACGCTCGACCAACTGGTCAAACACAAACTGCCCGCGGTCGTCGTCGCGGGCAGCGGGATGTGCACCGGCGGCCGGGTGATGAATTATCTGCGGCGATTGATCGGCGAACCGACCACCGACATCGTCTTCTGCGGCTACCAGGCGCGTGGCACTCCGGGCAGCTACATTCAACGCGGCAGCGACTGGGTGCGGCTGGACGGTCGCAAATACCAGATCCGTGCGGATGTGCATCAACTGAGCGGCTACTCGGCCCACGCCGACCAACGCGACCTGCTGCGGTTCGTCGCTGGCTTCACCGAAAAACCGTACCGGATCCGTCTGGTCCACGGGGAGTATCACGTTCGCAAAGCGCTGGAAGCCGAATTGGACCAGCGCGGTTATCATGTTGATTAA
- a CDS encoding M16 family metallopeptidase: MKVTEIEGISEYELDNGCKILLFPDPSKPVVTVNVTIFVGSRHEGYGEAGMAHLLEHMLFKGTPSHPEIPKLLQDHGARFNGTTWTDRTNYYETLPASDENLEFALRLEADRLVNSTIKGEDLASEMSVVRSEFESGENDPSRILMQRMQSAAYEWHNYGKSTIGNRSDIERVPVVNLRRFYKKYYRPDNVLVTVAGQFDPEKALEYLQKYFGSLETPDTPIDRTYTVEPPQDGERTVVLRRVGDVQWVGAAYHIPAGSHEEYAAAKVLSYVLGDEPSGRLYKSLVETEKASNVYAFGFGFHDPGLTLALAEVPKDKDIEVARQQLLLTMEHGFEEKPVTEEEVERARQQLLKSRELEAADSDRLAVSLSNWAAQGDWRLYFLFRDRLEALTAADVQAVAEKYLTRNNRTTGLFIPTDEAQRITIPEAPDLNALLADYKGRESIQAGEAFDTSPLAIDQRTERGQLTDTVEYSFLPKKTRGASVNLMLTLRYGTPESLQPRVIAADVLPQLMARGTESLDYQQYQDKVGKLRAQISLSGTTGLLQVSVKTNREQLPEVLELLTEVIRKPRLDAEELDVLKRQTITGLESQLSEPQALAPISTRRALSPYPKTDVRYRPTIEEEIAMYKDLKIDQVRELYNDFVSSQSTELAVVGDFDPELIKSKLKPALEGWKSDHPYVRIDRPAHPDLPGEVKTINTPDKANAVYYAGQQYVMSDTDPDYAAMVMGNYVLGAGALSSRLGDRVRQQEGLSYGIRSGFSVSTKDDRGEFTIFAITNPNNKDKLMTVIREEIDKILADGITDEELAKAKEGYLQRESVRRSDDSYIASQLVLNMFTDRTMAFTDQQEKKIAAVTKDQVNAALKKYIDPERLIISVAGDFKAKE; encoded by the coding sequence ATGAAAGTTACGGAAATCGAAGGAATCAGCGAATATGAACTCGACAATGGATGCAAGATCCTCTTGTTTCCCGATCCGTCGAAACCTGTCGTAACGGTGAACGTGACGATCTTCGTCGGTTCGCGGCACGAAGGCTACGGTGAAGCCGGGATGGCTCACCTGTTGGAACATATGCTGTTTAAAGGAACGCCGTCGCATCCCGAGATCCCCAAACTGCTGCAAGACCACGGCGCCCGCTTCAACGGCACCACCTGGACCGATCGCACAAATTACTACGAAACGCTCCCCGCCAGCGACGAGAACCTCGAGTTCGCGCTCCGCTTGGAAGCCGATCGCTTGGTCAACAGCACGATCAAGGGAGAGGATCTGGCCAGCGAGATGTCGGTCGTCCGCAGCGAGTTCGAGAGTGGTGAGAACGATCCCAGCCGGATTCTGATGCAACGCATGCAATCCGCCGCCTACGAATGGCACAACTACGGCAAGAGCACGATCGGTAACCGCAGCGATATCGAACGTGTGCCAGTTGTCAACCTTCGCCGCTTCTACAAGAAGTATTACCGTCCCGACAACGTCCTGGTCACCGTCGCCGGACAATTTGATCCCGAAAAGGCGCTCGAGTACCTGCAAAAGTACTTCGGTTCGCTCGAAACACCCGACACTCCAATCGATCGCACCTACACCGTCGAACCGCCACAAGATGGTGAGCGAACCGTTGTCCTGCGCCGCGTCGGCGATGTCCAATGGGTCGGTGCCGCTTATCACATCCCGGCCGGCAGCCACGAAGAATACGCAGCGGCTAAAGTCCTGTCGTACGTCTTGGGAGATGAACCGAGCGGAAGGCTTTACAAATCGCTTGTCGAAACCGAAAAGGCGAGTAACGTCTATGCGTTTGGTTTCGGTTTCCACGATCCAGGCCTGACGTTGGCGTTGGCCGAAGTTCCCAAAGACAAAGACATCGAAGTCGCTCGCCAACAGTTGCTGTTGACGATGGAGCACGGTTTTGAAGAGAAACCAGTGACCGAAGAAGAGGTCGAACGGGCGCGTCAACAATTGCTGAAGAGTCGCGAATTGGAAGCTGCCGATTCGGATCGCTTGGCCGTTTCGCTCTCTAACTGGGCCGCTCAGGGCGACTGGCGATTGTACTTCCTGTTCCGTGATCGTTTGGAAGCGCTGACCGCAGCGGATGTCCAAGCCGTGGCCGAGAAGTACCTGACTCGCAACAACCGCACCACCGGGCTGTTCATTCCAACCGACGAAGCTCAACGGATCACGATCCCCGAAGCTCCCGATTTGAACGCTTTGCTGGCCGATTACAAAGGCCGCGAATCGATCCAAGCGGGCGAAGCCTTCGACACCTCGCCGCTGGCGATTGACCAACGGACCGAGCGCGGCCAATTGACTGACACGGTCGAGTACTCGTTCCTGCCGAAGAAGACGCGTGGTGCATCGGTCAATCTGATGCTGACCCTGCGTTATGGCACTCCAGAAAGCCTGCAGCCACGCGTGATCGCCGCCGACGTGTTGCCGCAATTGATGGCTCGTGGAACCGAATCGTTGGACTACCAACAGTACCAAGACAAGGTCGGCAAACTGCGGGCTCAGATCAGCCTCAGCGGCACCACCGGTCTGCTGCAGGTGAGCGTCAAGACGAACCGCGAGCAATTGCCCGAGGTTCTGGAGCTGTTGACCGAAGTGATCCGCAAACCGCGACTGGATGCCGAAGAATTGGACGTGCTCAAACGTCAAACGATCACCGGATTGGAGAGCCAGTTGAGCGAACCGCAAGCCTTGGCGCCGATCTCCACGCGTCGGGCGCTGTCGCCGTATCCGAAGACCGATGTCCGCTACCGTCCGACGATCGAAGAAGAGATCGCGATGTACAAGGACCTGAAGATCGATCAGGTGCGCGAACTGTACAACGATTTTGTCAGCAGCCAATCGACCGAACTGGCGGTTGTCGGCGACTTTGATCCCGAGCTGATCAAATCGAAACTGAAGCCGGCGTTGGAAGGCTGGAAGTCGGATCATCCGTATGTCCGCATCGACCGACCTGCCCACCCCGATCTGCCGGGCGAAGTCAAAACGATCAACACGCCCGACAAGGCCAACGCGGTCTATTACGCGGGTCAGCAGTATGTGATGAGCGACACCGATCCCGATTACGCCGCGATGGTGATGGGCAACTACGTCCTCGGTGCCGGTGCGTTGTCGAGCCGCTTGGGCGATCGCGTACGGCAACAGGAAGGACTCAGTTACGGCATCCGATCGGGTTTCAGCGTGAGCACCAAAGATGACCGCGGCGAGTTCACGATCTTTGCGATCACGAACCCCAACAACAAGGACAAGTTGATGACGGTGATCCGCGAAGAGATCGACAAGATCCTTGCCGACGGAATCACCGACGAAGAATTGGCGAAAGCCAAAGAAGGGTATCTGCAACGCGAATCGGTCCGTCGCAGCGACGACAGCTACATCGCGTCGCAACTGGTCTTAAATATGTTCACCGATCGGACGATGGCCTTCACCGACCAGCAGGAGAAGAAGATCGCTGCGGTCACGAAGGACCAGGTCAACGCCGCCTTGAAGAAGTACATCGATCCGGAACGTTTGATCATCTCGGTCGCCGGCGATTTCAAGGCGAAAGAGTAG
- a CDS encoding glycerophosphodiester phosphodiesterase codes for MFQTVCRNLYSCFRTLLAVDLIFKLAAFMLLTPAVSLLFRLFLSLSGRSVLADADIARFLLHPTGWLAVVIVGGGVLAVLAIEQAVLMTVCLGADQSLKIRPSRVAIFVAERTRQVLWLTTRVVARVALTALPFLAVGGGLFLFLLTDHDINFYLSAKPPKFWLAVGLIGTVLVAMAVALLYRVSAWAFALPLLLYRGLSPTEALAESKRLASPHRWRIVGSLAAWAISNLAFGFCLSFLTTSLGELVLPSATRTIWTLIAAVGMLLVVLTIANFIASLIANASCASLLGMLYLRHVDEPGQRLVEMPTWGQWNGIRLTGGRIVSAVVIGGLVAAVLGVLTLESISIEDRVQITAHRGGATHSPENTMAAFRRAIDDGADWVEIDVQESSDGVVVVAHDSDLKKVAGNPVKIWNATAEELRSIDIGGYFSADYTSERMPTLEEVLALCKDKVGVNIELKYYGHTDRLEQRVVDLVERFEMEDQIVIMSLDAKGIAKLKKLRPDWICGLLTAVAVSDLTRANVDFLAVNTSLATQSFINVAHRAGKTVSVWTVNDGKTMSAMISRGVDNLITDDPALARKVLAERETMNPVERLMLELAFQLGLPMPAGAPQ; via the coding sequence ATGTTTCAAACGGTCTGTCGCAATCTCTATTCCTGCTTCCGGACGCTGTTGGCCGTCGATCTGATCTTTAAGCTGGCGGCGTTTATGCTGCTGACTCCTGCGGTTAGTTTGCTGTTTCGGCTGTTCTTGAGTCTTTCCGGGCGGAGCGTTTTGGCCGATGCCGATATCGCTCGGTTCCTGTTGCACCCGACCGGATGGCTGGCGGTGGTGATCGTCGGCGGCGGGGTGTTGGCGGTGTTGGCAATAGAGCAGGCTGTGTTGATGACGGTTTGCCTGGGGGCGGACCAGTCGTTGAAGATTCGGCCGAGCCGAGTCGCGATCTTTGTGGCGGAGCGGACGCGGCAGGTGTTGTGGCTGACAACCCGCGTCGTCGCTCGCGTGGCGCTGACCGCGCTGCCGTTCCTGGCGGTCGGCGGCGGGCTGTTCCTGTTCCTGCTGACCGATCACGACATCAACTTCTATTTATCCGCCAAGCCGCCTAAGTTTTGGCTGGCCGTTGGTTTGATCGGAACCGTGTTGGTCGCGATGGCGGTGGCGTTGTTGTACCGCGTCAGCGCGTGGGCCTTTGCGTTGCCGTTGCTGTTGTACCGTGGACTCTCGCCAACCGAAGCGTTGGCAGAGAGCAAACGTTTAGCTAGCCCTCATCGCTGGCGGATCGTTGGGTCGCTGGCCGCCTGGGCGATCAGCAATCTTGCCTTTGGATTCTGTCTCTCCTTCCTGACGACATCGCTGGGTGAATTGGTGTTGCCGTCGGCGACCCGAACCATCTGGACTCTGATCGCTGCGGTCGGGATGTTGTTAGTCGTTCTGACCATCGCAAATTTCATCGCCAGCCTGATCGCCAACGCTTCGTGCGCGTCGCTGTTGGGGATGCTGTACTTGCGGCACGTCGATGAGCCCGGCCAGCGGTTGGTAGAGATGCCGACGTGGGGCCAGTGGAACGGCATCCGATTGACAGGCGGACGGATCGTTTCGGCAGTTGTGATAGGCGGCCTGGTCGCTGCGGTGTTGGGCGTGCTGACGCTCGAATCGATTTCGATCGAGGATCGAGTGCAGATCACCGCGCATCGCGGCGGCGCGACGCATTCACCCGAAAACACGATGGCTGCGTTTCGCCGAGCGATCGACGATGGTGCCGATTGGGTCGAGATCGATGTGCAGGAATCGAGCGACGGAGTCGTCGTCGTGGCGCACGATTCGGATCTGAAAAAGGTGGCGGGCAATCCGGTCAAGATCTGGAACGCGACAGCGGAAGAGCTGCGTAGCATCGACATCGGCGGCTACTTCTCCGCCGACTACACGTCCGAGCGGATGCCGACCCTGGAGGAGGTGCTGGCGTTGTGCAAGGACAAGGTTGGCGTGAACATCGAACTAAAGTATTACGGCCACACCGATCGACTGGAGCAGCGAGTCGTCGATTTGGTTGAGCGGTTCGAGATGGAAGATCAGATCGTGATCATGTCGCTGGATGCCAAAGGGATCGCCAAACTGAAGAAGCTACGTCCGGATTGGATCTGCGGACTGTTGACCGCGGTGGCTGTCAGCGATCTGACTCGCGCCAACGTCGACTTCTTGGCCGTCAACACGTCGCTGGCGACGCAGTCGTTCATCAACGTGGCTCATCGCGCGGGGAAGACGGTTTCCGTGTGGACCGTCAACGATGGCAAGACGATGTCGGCGATGATCAGCCGCGGCGTCGATAACTTGATCACCGACGATCCCGCGCTGGCTCGGAAAGTGCTCGCCGAGCGGGAGACGATGAATCCGGTCGAACGCCTGATGTTAGAGCTGGCGTTTCAGTTGGGCCTGCCGATGCCAGCGGGGGCACCACAGTGA